A window of the Virgibacillus pantothenticus genome harbors these coding sequences:
- a CDS encoding sensor histidine kinase, whose product MKLRTKIQLFSGIFMLILTLIINTAIYMLFYKVSADGQLQDLADQTERLVKVMNDQPDVISNELFRSFSPPEGMIRVVDQDGTIFFSAQQAAQYDIPLEFSSNESQNVIQQDSEPAVAVISKPIIWGAGERAGEVVTIQVSNQLTNLDSTMKTLFTVLLIATIFMLVPIIIGGNVLSRFLLNPIKSLIQTMRENMKEANWKKIHVQNRSKDELFEMEKTFNEMMDHLKDNFERQETFVSDASHELKTPISIVKSYAQLLERRGIDNPHLVKESIEAIHSEADRMGKLVEQMLALAKNKHHALMEQVDIVALIEETVTTFQRAYTREIIFTNHAVDAVILSGNRDQLEQVIYILIDNALKYSEERVEVDFDVWDKLAIIKVRDYGAGIPESEQARIFDRFYRVDKARSRDTGGTGLGLSIAKAIVKEHQGELTVQSTVGEGSTFTVKFPI is encoded by the coding sequence ATGAAACTAAGGACAAAAATCCAACTATTTTCCGGCATATTTATGCTCATTCTTACTTTAATCATAAATACAGCTATTTATATGTTATTTTATAAAGTATCTGCAGATGGACAGTTACAGGATCTGGCTGATCAAACAGAGCGTTTAGTGAAAGTCATGAATGATCAACCAGATGTTATTTCCAACGAGTTATTTCGATCTTTTTCACCACCTGAAGGAATGATAAGGGTGGTAGATCAAGATGGTACTATATTTTTTTCTGCCCAACAAGCGGCCCAATACGATATTCCACTTGAATTTAGTTCCAACGAATCCCAAAATGTCATCCAACAGGATAGTGAACCAGCTGTTGCTGTTATATCGAAGCCGATTATATGGGGGGCAGGTGAGCGAGCAGGGGAAGTTGTGACGATCCAAGTTTCCAATCAATTAACAAATTTGGATAGTACGATGAAAACTTTATTTACCGTACTTTTGATTGCAACCATTTTTATGTTAGTGCCCATTATTATCGGTGGAAATGTGTTGAGTCGTTTTTTATTAAATCCAATAAAATCATTAATTCAAACGATGCGGGAAAATATGAAAGAAGCCAATTGGAAAAAGATTCATGTTCAGAATCGGTCCAAAGATGAACTATTTGAAATGGAAAAGACATTTAATGAAATGATGGATCATTTAAAAGATAACTTTGAGAGACAAGAGACGTTTGTATCAGACGCTTCCCATGAATTAAAGACACCTATTTCGATTGTGAAAAGTTATGCACAGCTTTTGGAACGAAGAGGGATTGATAATCCACATCTTGTTAAAGAGTCGATTGAAGCAATTCATTCCGAAGCAGATCGAATGGGAAAATTAGTTGAACAAATGTTGGCTTTAGCAAAAAACAAACATCATGCTTTGATGGAACAGGTGGATATAGTTGCTTTAATAGAAGAAACAGTAACGACGTTCCAAAGAGCGTATACAAGAGAGATTATATTTACTAACCATGCAGTGGATGCTGTGATCCTTTCAGGAAATCGAGATCAGTTGGAGCAGGTTATTTATATTTTGATTGACAATGCATTGAAATATAGCGAAGAGCGCGTTGAAGTTGACTTTGATGTGTGGGATAAGCTAGCAATAATAAAGGTTCGTGATTATGGTGCTGGTATACCAGAGTCAGAACAGGCGCGGATTTTTGATCGATTTTACCGTGTCGATAAGGCAAGAAGTCGAGATACTGGTGGAACAGGGTTAGGTTTATCTATCGCTAAGGCAATTGTAAAAGAACATCAAGGTGAACTCACAGTTCAGAGTACAGTTGGAGAGGGATCAACGTTTACCGTAAAATTTCCCATTTAA
- a CDS encoding response regulator transcription factor — MEKPRILIVEDEKKLSRVLQLELEYENYATEVAFDGKEALTQIEQNEWDLVLLDIMLPELSGLEVLRRVRRSDETTPILLLTARDQVHDKVSGLDLGANDYITKPFQIEELLARIRVHLRNPIKKQVEDENIGIGDLYVHVKSREVKRGEKQIELTPREFDLLVCLLKNKNIVLTREKLIEQVWGFDYYGDTNVVDVYIRYLRQKIDKGYERAYIRTVRGVGYTIKDLDT; from the coding sequence ATGGAAAAGCCACGTATATTAATTGTTGAAGATGAAAAAAAGTTAAGTAGGGTTCTACAATTAGAATTGGAGTATGAAAATTACGCAACGGAAGTAGCTTTTGATGGGAAAGAAGCTTTAACACAAATAGAACAAAATGAATGGGACTTAGTATTGCTTGATATTATGCTACCAGAATTAAGTGGTTTGGAAGTATTGCGCAGAGTGAGAAGGTCAGATGAAACGACCCCGATCTTGCTATTGACCGCCAGGGATCAAGTGCATGATAAAGTCAGTGGTCTGGATCTCGGAGCAAATGATTATATTACCAAACCATTTCAGATTGAGGAATTATTAGCGCGGATTCGCGTACATTTACGTAATCCGATTAAAAAGCAAGTAGAAGATGAGAATATTGGCATTGGCGACTTATATGTACACGTAAAAAGCAGAGAAGTGAAGCGAGGAGAGAAACAAATCGAGTTAACACCACGAGAATTTGATTTGCTAGTCTGCTTATTAAAGAATAAAAATATTGTATTGACCCGTGAGAAACTAATTGAACAAGTGTGGGGCTTTGATTATTATGGAGATACGAATGTAGTAGATGTTTACATCCGTTACTTACGGCAAAAAATAGATAAGGGATACGAACGAGCGTATATCCGAACCGTTCGTGGTGTAGGCTATACGATAAAGGATTTGGACACATGA